The following are from one region of the Methanomassiliicoccales archaeon genome:
- a CDS encoding formate--phosphoribosylaminoimidazolecarboxamide ligase family protein, whose translation MTDLIDRQQVLGKLESYDLKNAKIGVLASHSALDVCDGAVEEGFRTLAVCEEGRDQTYTKYFKAYRNRDGTVRRGMVDEVIMVKKFKDTISKAVMDQLVANNALFVPNRSFTSYCSLDAVENDFAVPMVGSRNLLRSEDRGGPQDYYWLLNEAGMPSPKKVSKPEDINALTIVKLHHAKKKLERGFFTASSYDEYRSKADKLIAQGVIEEENLAGARMEEYIIGPVFNLDFFYSPLEEEGSKIELIGVDWRFESSLDGHVRLPAAQQLALNDKQSIPEYTVCGHNSATLRESLLENAFDLAEKYVKACKEHFKPGIIGPFCLQTCVDKDLKFYIYDVAPRIGGGTNVHMAVGHAYGNSMWRTNMSTGRRLAMEVRHAIEQERVDEIVT comes from the coding sequence GTGACCGATTTGATAGACCGGCAGCAAGTCCTCGGCAAACTGGAATCCTACGACCTCAAGAACGCCAAGATCGGCGTCCTGGCATCCCACTCTGCATTGGACGTGTGCGATGGAGCGGTGGAGGAAGGGTTCCGCACGCTGGCGGTATGTGAGGAAGGAAGGGACCAGACCTATACCAAGTACTTCAAGGCCTACCGTAACCGGGATGGGACCGTCCGCCGGGGCATGGTGGATGAAGTCATCATGGTGAAGAAATTCAAGGATACCATATCGAAGGCGGTCATGGACCAGCTTGTCGCCAATAACGCCCTGTTCGTGCCGAACCGGTCATTCACCTCATACTGCAGCCTGGACGCGGTGGAGAACGATTTCGCGGTGCCCATGGTCGGTTCCAGGAACCTATTACGGAGCGAGGACCGGGGCGGCCCCCAGGATTACTATTGGCTCTTGAACGAGGCGGGCATGCCTTCGCCGAAGAAGGTGTCCAAACCGGAGGACATCAACGCCCTCACGATCGTCAAGCTGCATCACGCCAAGAAGAAGCTGGAGCGAGGATTCTTCACCGCCTCGTCGTATGACGAATACCGTTCCAAGGCGGACAAACTGATCGCCCAGGGGGTCATCGAGGAAGAGAACCTTGCCGGGGCGCGCATGGAGGAGTACATAATCGGTCCGGTCTTCAACCTGGATTTCTTCTACTCCCCGCTGGAGGAGGAGGGCTCAAAGATCGAACTGATAGGCGTCGATTGGCGTTTCGAGAGCTCACTGGACGGCCATGTCCGGCTGCCGGCGGCCCAGCAGCTGGCGCTCAATGACAAACAGAGCATACCGGAATACACCGTCTGCGGCCACAACTCCGCCACCCTGAGGGAATCGCTCCTGGAGAACGCGTTCGACCTGGCGGAGAAATACGTCAAGGCCTGCAAGGAGCACTTCAAGCCCGGGATCATCGGTCCGTTCTGCCTCCAGACCTGCGTCGACAAGGACCTCAAATTCTATATCTATGACGTTGCCCCAAGGATCGGCGGAGGGACCAACGTGCACATGGCGGTCGGTCATGCCTACGGCAACTCGATGTGGCGCACCAACATGTCCACCGGAAGGAGGCTGGCCATGGAAGTAAGGCACGCGATCGAACAGGAACGGGTGGATGAGATAGTCACCTGA